From Methylovorus glucosotrophus:
CCCGCACCGCAAACATACTGGATGTGCCACCGCCGGACAAAGGCTTCATGTACATCATGCTCAAGCTGCATACCGACATGTTTGCCGGGCTGCCCGGCACCTTGTTTTTAGGGCTGATGGGCTTGCTCTTCGTTGCAGCGGTTGTCTCCGGGATTGTGCTGTATCAGCCATTCATGAGAAAGCTGGACTTTGGTACGGTACGCAAGGAAAAATCGCAGCGTCTCAAGTGGCTAGATGTGCACAACCTGATTGGCATCGTCACCATTGTCTGGGTTCTGGTTGTCGGCATCACTGGCTCCATCAACACGCTGAGCCAGATCATCATTGCCATCTGGCAGCAAGACCAGATGGCCGAGATGCTGCAACCCTATAAAAACCTGCCGCCACCGACAAGCACGGGATCACTGGAAAAGGCCATGCAAACTGCGCGCCAAGCCGTGCCAGACATGCATCCCAGTTTTGTGGCCTTCCCTGGCAGCATGTTCTCCAGCCCCCATCACTACACCGTCTTTATGAAAGGCAATACGCCGCTGACATCGCGCCTGCTCAAGCCCGCCCTGATTGACACGACGACCAGTGAGCTCACCGATACGCGCGATATGCCGTGGTATGTCAAAACACTGCTGTTATCCCAACCCCTGCACTTCGGCGATTACGGCGGCCTTCCCCTGAAGATGCTCTGGACCCTCTTCGATATGTTCGCCATCGTGGTCCTGGGCAGCGGTCTCTATCTTTGGTGGGGCCGACGCAAGCGTACCGACAAACGCATCAGCGAAC
This genomic window contains:
- a CDS encoding PepSY-associated TM helix domain-containing protein — encoded protein: MNIRLWYLTHKWTSLLCTIFLLMLCLTGLPLIFHEEIEHFSGVVEAPLMAADTPDASLDAIVTAAKQARPNDVIQFMFWDAEEHPHITQVSMSERMDTPPDEFKTVLLDSRTANILDVPPPDKGFMYIMLKLHTDMFAGLPGTLFLGLMGLLFVAAVVSGIVLYQPFMRKLDFGTVRKEKSQRLKWLDVHNLIGIVTIVWVLVVGITGSINTLSQIIIAIWQQDQMAEMLQPYKNLPPPTSTGSLEKAMQTARQAVPDMHPSFVAFPGSMFSSPHHYTVFMKGNTPLTSRLLKPALIDTTTSELTDTRDMPWYVKTLLLSQPLHFGDYGGLPLKMLWTLFDMFAIVVLGSGLYLWWGRRKRTDKRISELEQLHLDFAVDLKEPK